One genomic region from Drosophila subpulchrella strain 33 F10 #4 breed RU33 chromosome 2R, RU_Dsub_v1.1 Primary Assembly, whole genome shotgun sequence encodes:
- the LOC119550937 gene encoding uncharacterized protein LOC119550937 has product MMEALDQQQAKLTSNRDDGEARTGSGTGSEVGATAGGGGGGGGAAGEEDDFEEPHHALGLAEEESENNNAQEEKGEGKRKKSADDVIDLTLANGQDCRDMPEEETELAEESPLDGGEATITPENEASLLVPADAAPSSTDLVKQELAEDIPEELVEHAKIPHVEEFLGDIKLKTEVVDQPDSLSDIQREFLSDAEEQPVDFPVVKSVSEAAESAVDILPQEAESEEMEDKYFPSVNEDSESEDEEKVLAPPVIDLETDSESGEKEFLSIKDPNSPVLQNEDVKEESQSSKDLYKEAVGEDVSNAEPERDKAPSQRADESLLDGSDTVDSPSLTMDVDLPSSEDGGAPSDVIKIESDSEDEVRSVKLKEPTEEVVPMIKLNGAHQALKEEKQQEEEEKEQVESEQTPEESKQLSVITNHIGKNTKVEDSTAPQEPPLSLILPVRTSRSRSTSSRSSTVSSASQPQLVIDHPESEHNARVQTLKLSLKRRRSKSSFVSQPEKQAKVETGSSVSLLLQRLQGNPPVGPSVVPLESQVLSCAKCNLQFEFESFQQLNEHQAQCTGIRSVGTSSSQLLQKKERFFRCAQCSSVHQCWHFFLHMREVHQRYICLYCNHVYPSVEKLSLHLENKHDIDQSHFAKDAWALQQKTEDRARHLVCCTCQATFVQGSEFEDHDCSQLMQPCALCGQKGCHAMGCKNNKRKPIRRKRKVRRPPELPPPPQQVVEQPAPIEVIPEQPSLQMPEQPSLQLPLQPELENPPLQPELQNPFPVENIPAPEPVEEPPAPPVPKLVVPKIMLRVPKEFQKSVDAALSSTDTEEEELETTQAMEEAVPAPPEDLPFEAPPPIQPPVVSFDDSTSAKLNRVLAELERTKLDIERTKADIITKKQSKVIMALAQVENVAPQVVDPPQQLQPQQEEQRRWSLTPPASPHNNHVNLPEPPPAVITEFQDRPDAVRRNSLGSDCMDIDDSLNGPEIEDSRGQEKEQEESVEGAQPLQESLQVAEPLLIEPSPPADGIMVAGADTHTVDLQLDRPLDRFSMVDFVRLCLKSVYAMCLYCNHARRIAVNGKQLVLHIISQHRFTATVDSITAEELHAETIVARLKSFLPHLENEYMNAASCCSVEAGKYAEPFNERIYECFTCRFVTSTHKELYTHNRRMHIKSNIMCVMCQTNFYSYSEILCHICPGEVAGSIYDLQFRCCLCEMAPLPSAFRLMVHLRKQHQACDICLEDCQSQAKLSSHVWKHKLLHLCYRCGIAYRNKQDISKHLFWKHGTESASCKQCLQKRWRHVYHFCVPPAQFPCEQCGFVFSKAIYLEVHQRMHSGDFRYACTEDGCEEKFVSRKLLLKHASSHVVKELPQAVPEEPTNGNITAQKLEEIKKEPEAEETKEGNEKEEKLLSAAETNKESAKKEESEESVKEQPVSKSENRKRRKKSKRNKESLEDLNLIAPNLSESDSSEDSDSSAPRSSHQEQPVLPMRSSVDDLGMPKVMLSPSSESDADELDGQLKPEDRETLLDGSKTDKDLDASKADDESEPKKEEEQVDVSIWKNLLQNQSINPEDQAVKEEEREAVLVNQPPAKLHVAWSDHDYCKLHRTPPPSPVKQKSTGKASTKTPGQNASSDSDSSSSSSSSDSDSSSCSCGSNCSCSSSNSSSSSDDSDDSDSSIARGSPQKRSRKKSLKLKKSTESLKNGQQSDRIPEDDDKLTAVNENHNSGAPPSPKPPLYNESDFDTAFSDTDEEFYDSHPQKLANELLAQKREALLAEHAPLRPSNNYDIVENSRPSTPSLPEEASAFADKRERVRNKKKKRERKSTCKSGKMPQMASTPLPMDRMVGMPGMIAPLEPPTPIPSHQESSLFPITPLTHRHLHSSMTRMSEGSSCSDADGQLKRSKRQRRPNKFYGYTSDDENMSTILAPPLQVGMQLIKPQPPPQLTWAKEDLPTPPKQRNRNNNNSHHHHSHSNGGTGLAGSSRKRSKQRSLLGAGGSRSAKRHKPDRENHLPPIPTLKIRPSLLPATAPPTDSSDSSSDEDDAEINVTSLAVPQPAPPPVLPPPPPVALPVQPPPPPPAATAFNQPIPPALLPNPGFATLQYFKANNIRYPIRPPAGARLAREGESVYCYCRCPYDEVSEMIACDGDNCLIEWFHFECVGIMVAPQGKWFCAECRPKYSEGIYQGAKPQ; this is encoded by the exons ATGATGGAAGCATTGGATCAGCAACAAGCCAAGCTAACGTCTAACCGAGATGATGGAGAAGCGAGAACAGGATCGGGAACGGGCTCTGAAGTGGGGGCGACcgctggaggaggaggaggaggaggaggagctgcCGGCGAGGAAGACGACTTCGAGGAGCCTCATCATGCGCTGGGCCTGGCGGAGGAGGAAAGCGAGAACAACAACGCCCAGGAGGAAAAGGGCGAGGGAAAGCGGAAAAAGAGCGCCGATGACGTGATAGACTTAACCCTGGCAAATGGCCAGGATTGCCGAGACATGCCAGAGGAAGAGACAGAACTGGCAGAGGAATCTCCACTCGATGGGGGAGAAGCCACAATAACACCAGAGAACGAGGCATCTCTCTTGGTTCCAGCAGACGCTGCTCCATCATCCACAGATCTTGTCAAGCAAGAGCTGGCCGAAGATATCCCAGAGGAGCTCGTAGAACACGCAAAAATTCCACATGTAGAGGAGTTCTTGGGTGATATCAAACTAAAGACCGAAGTGGTTGACCAGCCCGATTCATTAAGTGATATCCAAAGGGAGTTCTTATCCGATGCAGAGGAGCAGCCAGTGGATTTTCCAGTCGTAAAAAGTGTGTCTGAGGCCGCTGAGTCGGCTGTCGATATTCTGCCACAGGAAGCAGAGAGTGAAGAAATGGAAGATAAATATTTCCCATCTGTCAATGAAGATTCCGAAAGCGAGGACGAGGAAAAAGTGTTGGCCCCGCCAGTAATAGATCTGGAAACAGACTCGGAAAGTGGAGAAAAGGAGTTCTTATCCATTAAAGATCCCAACAGTCCTGTTTTGCAGAACGAAGATGTAAAGGAAGAGTCCCAGTCCTCAAAAGATCTTTATAAAGAAGCTGTTGGTGAGGATGTTTCCAATGCAGAACCTGAAAGGGATAAAGCACCTTCGCAACGTGCTGACGAATCTCTTCTAGACGGATCCGATACAGTGGATTCTCCTTCGTTGACTATGGATGTAGATCTTCCCAGCAGCGAAGACGGAGGTGCTCCCTCGGATGTCATTAAAATCGAGTCTGATTCGGAAGATGAAGTTCGCAGTGTCAAGTTGAAGGAACCTACTGAAGAGGTCGTTCCGATGATCAAACTGAATGGGGCTCATCAAGCTTTGAAAGAAGAGAAGCAGCAGGAGGAAGAGGAGAAGGAGCAAGTGGAATCCGAGCAAACGCCAGAGGAGTCCAAGCAACTGTCTGTGATAACAAACCACATTGGCAAGAACACAAAAGTGGAGGACTCAACCGCTCCACAGGAGCCGCCGCTTTCCCTGATTCTACCCGTTCGTACAAGCCGTAGCAGGAGCAcaagcagcaggagcagcaccGTAAGCTCTGCTTCGCAGCCCCAGCTGGTCATTGATCATCCGGAGAGCGAGCACAATGCCAGGGTGCAGACGCTGAAGCTTTCCCTGAAGCGCAGGCGCAGCAAAAGTTCCTTCGTCAGCCAACCCGAGAAACAGGCAAAGGTCGAAACAGGTAGCTCCGTCTCGCTGCTCCTGCAACGCCTCCAGGGGAACCCCCCTGTGGGCCCATCCGTGGTCCCGCTGGAGAGCCAAGTCCTAAGTTGTGCAAAGTGCAATCTACAGTTTGAGTTTGAAAGCTTCCAGCAGCTGAACGAGCACCAGGCCCAGTGCACCGGTATCAGGAGTGTCGGTACAAGCAGTTCTCAGCTGCTACAGAAGAAGGAGCGCTTCTTCCGATGCGCGCAATGCAGCAGTGTGCACCAGTGCTGGCACTTTTTCCTCCACATGCGAGAAGTTCACCAGCGCTACATTTGCCTATATTGCAACCACGTATACCCCAGTGTGGAGAAGCTGTCGCTGCATCTAGAAAACAAGCACGATATCGACCAGAGCCACTTCGCCAAGGATGCGTGGGCACTTCAGCAGAAAACGGAGGATAGGGCAAGGCATCTCGTCTGTTGCACGTGCCAAGCCACCTTCGTACAGGGCTCTGAGTTTGAAGATCACGATTGCTCCCAGCTGATGCAGCCATGTGCTTTGTGCGGCCAAAAGGGTTGCCATGCCATGGGCTGTAAGAATAACAAACGAAAGCCGATACGAAGGAAGAGAAAAGTGCGAAGGCCGCCGGAGCTGCCTCCGCCTCCGCAGCAGGTGGTTGAACAACCCGCACCTATAGAGGTAATACCGGAGCAACCGTCATTGCAGATGCCGGAGCAACCGTCATTGCAGTTGCCGCTGCAACCGGAACTAGAGAACCCGCCACTGCAACCAGAACTTCAGAACCCCTTCCCGGTTGAAAACA TTCCAGCACCTGAGCCCGTCGAAGAACCCCCAGCGCCTCCTGTTCCCAAGTTGGTGGTGCCCAAGATTATGTTACGCGTGCCCAAAGAGTTTCAGAAGTCTGTTGATGCAGCTCTTAGCAGCACGGATACGGAGGAAGAGGAATTGGAAACGACGCAGGCAATGGAAGAAGCTGTGCCTGCACCACCCGAGGATTTACCCTTTGAGGCACCACCTCCGATTCAGCCGCCGGTGGTCAGCTTCGATGACTCGACTTCGGCTAAGCTGAATCGCGTTCTTGCGGAATTGGAGCGCACCAAGCTGGACATTGAGCGAACCAAGGCGGATATAATCACCAAAAAGCAATCCAAGGTAATCATGGCCCTTGCACAGGTGGAAAATGTTGCGCCACAGGTGGTGGATCCTCCACAGCAGCTGCAGCCACAGCAAGAGGAGCAACGTCGCTGGTCACTCACGCCGCCTGCGTCACCACACAACAATCACGTTAATCTGCCCGAACCTCCACCAGCTGTGATTACTGAATTCCAAGACCGTCCCGATGCAGTGCGTCGCAACAGCCTCGGCAGTGATTGCATGGACATAGATGATAGCTTGAATGGACCAGAAATTGAGGATAGTAGGGGTCAGGAAAAGGAACAAGAAGAATCCGTGGAAGGAGCTCAACCTCTACAGGAAAGCCTACAGGTTGCAGAACCGCTTCTTATTGAGCCGTCTCCACCTGCCGATGGCATTATGGTGGCAGGAGCTGATACGCACACGGTGGATCTGCAGTTGGATCGTCCTCTTGACCGATTCTCCATGGTTGATTTCGTACGTCTGTGCTTGAAATCTGTTTATGCTATGTGTCTGTACTGCAATCATGCTCGAAGAATCGCGGTGAATGGAAAGCAGCTGGTTCTCCATATTATTAGCCAGCACCGGTTTACGGCTACAGTGGACAGCATCACGGCAGAGGAGCTGCATGCGGAGACGATTGTTGCGAGGCTAAAAAGTTTTCTCCCGCACCTAGAGAACGAGTATATGAATGCGGCCAGTTGTTGCAGTGTGGAAGCTGGCAAGTATGCTGAGCCGTTCAACGAGCGAATCTATGAGTGCTTCACCTGCCGCTTTGTGACCTCTACGCACAAGGAGCTGTACACCCACAACAGGAGGATGCACATCAAGTCGAACATAATGTGCGTCATGTGTCAGACGAACTTCTACAGCTACAGTGAGATTCTGTGTCACATTTGTCCGGGTGAGGTGGCCGGCAGTATATATGACCTCCAGTTCCGGTGCTGCCTATGCGAGATGGCTCCATTGCCATCCGCCTTTAGGCTGATGGTGCACCTGAGGAAACAGCATCAGGCCTGCGACATCTGTCTGGAGGATTGCCAGAGCCAGGCGAAGCTCTCGTCGCACGTGTGGAAGCACAAGCTGCTGCATTTGTGCTATCGGTGCGGTATTGCCTACCGCAACAAACAGGACATCTCAAAGCATCTGTTCTGGAAGCACGGAACGGAGAGTGCAAGCTGCAAGCAATGTCTTCAGAAGCGCTGGCGGCATGTCTACCACTTTTGTGTGCCGCCAGCGCAGTTCCCTTGCGAGCAGTGCGGCTTTGTCTTCAGCAAGGCCATATACTTGGAGGTGCACCAAAGGATGCACTCGGGAGATTTCCGCTATGCGTGCACGGAGGATGGATGCGAGGAGAAGTTTGTGTCGCGTAAGCTCCTGCTCAAGCACGCCAGCAGTCATGTGGTAAAGGAACTGCCCCAAGCAGTTCCCGAGGAGCCGACGAATGGTAATATTACGGCCCAAAAGCTGGAGGAGATCAAAAAGGAACCAGAGGCCGAGGAAACGAAAGAAGGAAATGAAAAGGAAGAGAAACTCTTGTCTGCGGCGGAAACCAATAAAGAGTCTGCAAAGAAGGAGGAATCGGAAGAGTCCGTAAAAGAGCAGCCAGTGAGTAAATCTGAGAATCGCAAGCGGCGCAAAAAGTCTAAGCGCAACAAGGAATCCTTGGAAGACCTCAATCTCATCGCACCCAATCTCTCGGAGTCTGATAGCAGTGAAGACAGCGATTCCAGTGCACCGAGAAGCAGCCACCAGGAGCAGCCAGTTCTGCCTATGCGATCGTCTGTGGATGACCTGGGCATGCCCAAGGTTATGCTCTCCCCATCCTCGGAAAGTGATGCAGACGAACTGGATGGCCAGCTCAAGCCGGAGGATAGAGAAACACTTCTTGACGGCTCCAAAACAGACAAGGATTTGGATGCTAGCAAAGCCGACGACGAATCAGAGCCCAAAAAGGAGGAAGAGCAAGTGGATGTCTCGATTTGGAAAAACTTACTTCAAAATCAGTCGATCAACCCGGAGGATCAGGCGGTTAAGGAGGAGGAAAGAGAGGCCGTGTTGGTCAATCAGCCGCCTGCCAAGCTTCATGTTGCCTGGTCTGATCACGATTACTGCAAGTTGCACCGGACACCACCACCCTCGCCCgtaaaacaaaaatcaacCGGCAAGGCATCGACCAAAACTCCAGGGCAGAATGCTTCAAGCGATAGCGACAGTTCCAGCAGCTCCAGCTCATCGGACTCGGATTCTTCAAGCTGTTCCTGTGGCTCAAACTGTAGCTGCAGttccagcaacagcagcagttCCAGCGATGACTCCGACGATTCGGACAGTTCCATCGCTCGAGGATCGCCCCAGAAGCGGTCGCGCAAAAAATCCCTAAAGCTGAAGAAAAGCACAGAGTCACTCAAGAACGGACAGCAAAGTGATCGAATTCCAGAGGACGACGATAAATTGACTGCCGTGAATGAAAACCATAATTCTGGTGCTCCACCATCGCCGAAACCTCCGCTGTATAATGAGTCGGATTTCGATACAGCTTTCTCGGATACAGATGAAGAGTTCTACGACTCCCATCCACAGAAACTGGCTAATGAATTGCTGGCTCAAAAACGCGAGGCTCTCCTGGCCGAGCATGCACCACTGCGTCCGAGCAACAATTACGACATTGTGGAGAACAGTCGACCTTCGACTCCATCCCTTCCTGAGGAGGCGTCTGCTTTTGCAGATAAGCGGGAAAGGGTGAGAAATAAGAAAAAGAAGCGGGAACGCAAGTCTACGTGTAAGTCTGGCAAGATGCCACAGATGGCTAGTACACCTCTCCCCATGGACAGGATGGTCGGAATGCCTGGGATGATAGCGCCTTTGGAGCCTCCCACTCCTATCCCGTCTCACCAAGAATCTTCTTTATTTCCTATCACCCCACTAACCCATCGCCATTTGCATTCTTCGATGACCAGAATGAGTGAGGGCAGCAGTTGCTCCGATGCCGATGGCCAACTGAAGCGCTCAAAACGCCAGCGAAGACCCAACAAGTTCTATGGCTACACGAGCGACGATGAAAACATGAGCACCATCCTTGCTCCACCACTACAGGTGGGAATGCAGCTGATAAAACCACAGCCGCCACCACAGTTGACCTGGGCCAAGGAGGATCTTCCCACACCGCCCAAACAGCGTAATAGGAATAACAACAATAGTCACCACCATCACTCGCACAGCAATGGTGGAACCGGCTTGGCAGGATCGTCGCGGAAGAGGAGTAAGCAGCGATCGCTGCTTGGAGCAGGAGGATCTCGCTCGGCCAAGCGCCACAAGCCAGATCGAGAAAATCACTTGCCACCCATTCCGACTCTCAAGATTCGACCCAGCCTGCTGCCCGCCACAGCTCCGCCGACGGACAGCAGTGACAGCAGTTCTGATGAGGATGATGCGGAGATTAATGTGACCAGTTTGGCAGTTCCGCAACCAGCACCTCCTCCAGTTCTGCCACCGCCTCCCCCGGTGGCTTTGCCAGTTCAACCACCTCCACCGCCTCCTGCTGCGACTGCTTTTAATCAACCCATTCCACCTGCCCTGCTGCCCAATCCCGGGTTCGCTACGCTGCAGTACTTCAAGGCCAACAACATACGGTATCCCATTCGACCGCCGGCGGGAGCGCGTCTCGCTCGCGAGGGAGAATCCGTGTACTGCTACTGTCGCTGTCCCTACGATGAGGTCTCCGAGATGATCGCTTGCGACGGGGACAACTGCCTGATTGAGTGGTTCCACTTCGAGTGTGTGGGAATCATGGTGGCGCCGCAGGGCAAGTGGTTCTGCGCCGAGTGCAGACCTAAGTACTCGGAGGGAATCTATCAGGGCGCCAAGCCGCAATGA